TTTCACAAATATCAGATATAAAAGATGCTTTCATGGAATCAAATGGACAATTGATAGTCATACAAAAAGGTGAAGATGGTTATTCAAATTTATTGGTTTCAGAAGGAAATATACAGGAAGATAATTTAGAGCATATTGGAAAAGATAACAATTGGCTAATAAAGGAATTGGAAAAATATAATGTTACTGATCTTAGCGAAATTTTTCTTGTTGAATATAGCAGTGATGGAAAACTTTTTATTGTGAAAAAATAGAAAAAATTTTGAAAAAGAAAAATACTCAAATGGCGAGTGAATTTGCTAGATGAGTATTTTTTATTAATTGTTATTAATTTTATAACATTCTATCTCTTCTTTTTTTATTTATATAATAATTTTAGATATAGTAACTTTTTTATTTGATTATCTTAAAATTCTAGGTATATATAAATATTAATCTAATTTTAAAAAATTCAGATTGAAAAAATTATCAGATGTGATATAATATAAATGTATACAATAAAAATTAAATTGAGGTGATAAAAATGGCAACTTCAAGTTTTTTCAAAAATTTAGAATTAAGCAAGGAAGCGGCTGAAGAATTGATAAAGATGACAGAAGAAGGTTTTACTGTAAATAAAGTACCTGATTTGGAATATAAAGAAGCAAATATTGAAGAAATAGGGAAAAAATTTAAACTTAGAAAAAGGGAGAAAAAATAATTGGAGAGTAAGAATTTACGTAAATTACTAGATGAGTATGAAGAAATTGATATAATTGAAATGCTTAAAAATTTTAAGAGTATAAGAACTTCTGGTATAAAAAATGATATAGAAGTTTTTTTACAAGAAAAAGCAATAAAATTTGAAAAATCTTCTATTTCTTCAACATATATTGTATTTTCTAAAAATAATGAAATTTTAGGATATTTTACAATAGCAAATAGAAGTTTGGTTATTCCAAAAGAAAATTTTGAGGTTTTATCTAAAACTCAGCAGAAAAAATTAGGAAATAGTGCTGCAATATTGAGAAATGGTGACCTGATGACAAGCAGTTTTCTATTAGGTCAATTGGGTAAAAATTATTCAGATGGTGTAAAAAACTTGATATCAGGTAGAGAACTTCTTACGTTTGCATATAATCTTTTTTTAAAAATAAAAGAACTTATAAATGTAAAATATATATGGCTTGAATGTCAAAATGAAGTGAAAATTATTTCATTTTATCAGAATTTTGGATTTAAGATGTTGGAAAGTATGACTTCTGAAGAAGGATTAAAAGTTATGATAATGGAATTGAAATAAATTTTAAATAAAATAAAAAAATTGAAAAAAATAATTTACAGAATAAATATTATAGGTTTTGGAAAATTTTTAAATATTTTTAAAGATTTTAGAGCCCTGCGACTTTAGGCGTGGGAGGTTCAGACTATAATAGACCTGTTCGATAACTATACAAACTTAGAATTTAATAAAATAAACATCTTGAAGCAAGGGGTCTTGACCCCTTGTATAGATAAAAAAACTTAGGTTATCGAACATATCTAATAAACATAGTAAAACTGATTTAAAATCGAATACAAAAGCTATGACTATTTTACTTAAACTTTAAGTTTGTATAGTTTTTAACAGTTTAATTTTGAATGAGTTTGAGTATATTAGCAAGAAGAGAACTAAAGGTGATACTTAAAATAAAAAATAAAGTAAATTTGAGGAGGAAAATTAATGGGAAAAAAGGCATTAGTAATCGGAGCTGGAGGAGTGTCAAATGTAGTTTGTCATAAGTGTTTAGTTCGATTATGATAGCTAGTCGTACAAAGGCAAAATGTGATGAAATTAAAGAAAGGATTGAAAAAAGCAAATATGCTGGAAGAATTGAAATTCAGACTGCACAGGTAGATGCTAATAATGTGCCTGAATTGGTAACGCTTATTAATGAATATAAGCCTGACATTGTGATAAATGTGGCTTTGCCGTATCAAGATTTGACAATTATGGATGCTTGTCTAGAAACTAAGACTGATTATTTGGATACAGCGAACTATGAGCCGTTAGATACTGCCAAATTTGAGTATAAATGGCAATGGGCTTATAAGGAAAAATTTGAAAAAGCTGGAATTACGGCTATTTTGGGAAGTGGATTTGATCCAGGTGTTACTGGAGTATTTTCAGCTTATGCACAAAAGCATTACTTCGATGAAATAAATTATATTGATATTCTTGATGCAAATGCTGGAGATCACGGTTATCCGTTTGCAACAAACTTTAATCCTGAAATTAATATTAGGGAAGTTACAGCTAATGGAAGTTACTGGGAAGATGGAAAATGGGTGGAAACAAAGCCTATGGAAATTAAACGGGTATATGATTTTCCACAAATTGGTGAAAAAGATATGTACTATTGCACCATGAAGAATTAGAATCGCTTGCATTAAATATAAAAGGGATTAAAAGAATTAGATTTTTTATGACTTTTGGGCAAAGTTATTTGACTCATCTAAAAGTGCTTGAAAATGTTGGAATGACATCAATTGAGCCAATAGAATTTGAAGGAAAGCAAATTGTACCGCTACAATTTTTGACAGCAGTATTGCCTGATCCAGCTTCGCTTGGGCCTAGAACAAAAGGTAAAACTAATATCGGAAATATTTTTAGAGGTAAAAAAGATGGAGTTGAAAAAACTTATTATGTTTATAATGTTTGTGACCATCAAGAATGTTATAAAGAAGTCAGCTCACAAGCTATTTCCTATACAACAGGAGTTCCTGCAATGATTGGAGCTGCAATGGTACTTACAGGTGAATGGAAAAAGCCAGGAGTATTTAATGTGGAAGAAATGAATCCAGATCCATTTATGGATGCGTTAAACAAGTTTGGACTTCCATGGATTGAAAACTTTGATCCTGCATTAGTTGATTAGTTGTTTAAATGATAAAATATTCAATTTATTAAATTAAAATTAATAAATATAAACTATTTTTACTCTCGTTCTAAATTATAATTATTATGATTAAGATAGAGAGTATTTTTTTTTGTTATTTTAAACATATATATTAATAAATGATTAATAAATAATTATTTTTCAAACAAAACTCAAAAAAATGCTTGAATTTTTTTTGAATGTA
The DNA window shown above is from Leptotrichia wadei and carries:
- a CDS encoding saccharopine dehydrogenase family protein, which translates into the protein MIASRTKAKCDEIKERIEKSKYAGRIEIQTAQVDANNVPELVTLINEYKPDIVINVALPYQDLTIMDACLETKTDYLDTANYEPLDTAKFEYKWQWAYKEKFEKAGITAILGSGFDPGVTGVFSAYAQKHYFDEINYIDILDANAGDHGYPFATNFNPEINIREVTANGSYWEDGKWVETKPMEIKRVYDFPQIGEKDMYYCTMKN
- a CDS encoding saccharopine dehydrogenase family protein, which encodes MHHEELESLALNIKGIKRIRFFMTFGQSYLTHLKVLENVGMTSIEPIEFEGKQIVPLQFLTAVLPDPASLGPRTKGKTNIGNIFRGKKDGVEKTYYVYNVCDHQECYKEVSSQAISYTTGVPAMIGAAMVLTGEWKKPGVFNVEEMNPDPFMDALNKFGLPWIENFDPALVD
- a CDS encoding GNAT family N-acetyltransferase, translated to MESKNLRKLLDEYEEIDIIEMLKNFKSIRTSGIKNDIEVFLQEKAIKFEKSSISSTYIVFSKNNEILGYFTIANRSLVIPKENFEVLSKTQQKKLGNSAAILRNGDLMTSSFLLGQLGKNYSDGVKNLISGRELLTFAYNLFLKIKELINVKYIWLECQNEVKIISFYQNFGFKMLESMTSEEGLKVMIMELK